In Vibrio alginolyticus NBRC 15630 = ATCC 17749, the sequence GCCAATTACGTGTGGCGCACAACGCAGCGAGTAACGATCTTGCAGTCGGTCGCTATTGCGTGGCGGACGTTCAGCATTGAGATCATCACGCAGCCAAGCTGCAACTTGCTGTTGACCAGGGTGAGGTTTTACCGCAAACAACGCTTCATCAAAGTGGAAATCGTTACCTTGCATACCTACAGAGACCATTGCGGTAATCTTGGTGCAAAGCTGCGCTAGGTATTCTGCACGTTTGTAGGCAAGACAGGCGAGGGCCGTCATCACGGATGTACCGTTCATTAACGCCAAACCTTCTTTTGGTTTTAGGCGAATTGGCTCAATGCCCAGCTCTGCGAACACTTCTTGTGTTGGTCGCACATCGCCTTTGTAAAGCACTTCACGCTCGCCAATCAAGGTCGCCGCTAGGTAAGAAAGAGGCGTTAAATCGCCGCTTGCGCCCACCGAGCCTTCTTGTGGAATACGCGGCGCAATGTCGTGGTTGATAAGCGTAACGATTTGGGTCAACAGATCGTGAGACACGCCAGATACGCCCTGCGACAATGAACATAAACGTGTTGCCAACACCGCACGAGCTTGCTCATGAGAAAGGATTTGACCTAAGCCACAGCCATGGAAGCGCGTAAGGTGCAACGGAAGTTCATCCACAAGAGCGGGTGGAATCGCCACTGTACATGAATCGCCGTAACCCGTGGTCACGCCGTAAATAACGCCTTCTTCTTTCAGTAACCGTTCCAGAAACGCCACGCCACGATCGATTTTCGCGGTAAATTCTGGCGAGGTGTTCATGCTTGCCTTTGCACCTTGAGCAATGGCAACGACATCTTCGATGGTTAAAGATTGGGCACCAAAAGTGATGTTGTGATTATTGTTGTTTGTCATGTGGCTGATTACTTAAAGTCCAGAAGTTAAAAAAGTTGTACCACTGTAACGGCGCTTGCAGTGTGTGGTGTTCTAATCTGTGTGCGTACTGTTGAACAACGCGTTCTAGTGCCTGCTGACGCTCCTTGCGCGGTAGCGTGATTTGGTCACTAAAGTGTTCAAAGTACACATTAAAATGCGGAGTGTTCGCTTCATCGTCGCGTAGGCCGAAGAGTAGATAGACCGGCGCTTTTAATACCGAGGCTAGCATGAATGGGCCTTGCGGGAATGGGGCAGGTTTACCAAGAAAATCTGCCCAAACGACACGATTTTCTTTGCTGGTGGAAGTGCGATCGCCAACGATCACCACCCATTCGCCTTGCTCGATTTTTTGTTGAAGCAAAATCGCGGTGTCTGGTCCCATTGAGCTGACTTGAATCAGATTCAGTTCCGAATTTGGGTTTACCGCCTTCATTACCGCATTAAATTGTTCAGCGTGTTGGGTAAATACCAAGGCATTGATTTTGACATGAGAGTGTCGACGACCAAGCGCACGGCAGAGTTCGATATTGCCAAGGTGCGAGCCTAAAATGAGCACGCCTTGTTTTTTCTGCGCCATCTCTTCGAAATGATGCTGGCCGTGAATGGTTAGGTTAGCGACGTTAAAGTCACCTTGCCAGGCAGCCAGTTTATCGAGCATGGTACGCCCAAAGGAAAGCAGATGATGATAGCTGTCCAACTGCTTTGGCAGTGCGATGTTCTGCTGCGCTGCGTAGTGCTGTAAGTTGTTCAGGTAAACCTCAGACGCTTCACGGGCAGATTTACCCGTGAAGTGGTAGTAGCGCATGACTAGCTTTAAAATCAGGTCGAACGCTTTTCTACCGAACAAGCGGTAAACCGCGAGCAAGGTTTTGATGCCTAAAATCGTGCCTTGTTCTTTTCGTTTCGACCAGTGGGCATTGCTGTCGTCTGTGTGACTGTGCTTTCTGGCGAGTAGCGAAGGAATGCGCGGCAACATGCCAAAAAATAGGCGAGTGTGCATCCAGCTTATCTTGACGTTATCCCACAATGCGTCGAAGTGGGAAATGCCACCTTCAGGGTAGATCACGCGCGTTGGAACAAAATCAATATCGACGCCTTCCCAGTACATTCGCACCAGAATTTCGATATCAAAATCCATGCGTTTGCCGATGCTGTACTTGTTCAACACGGCGACCGTTTTCGCCACTGGGTAGGCGCGAAAACCGCACATGCTGTC encodes:
- a CDS encoding glycosyltransferase family 2 protein; protein product: MSDYRPCFLIPCYNHGSTIADVVASLSSFALPVLVVDDGSNEDTKQALSALSEQGLIKLISLSENQGKGGAVMAGLHQAHQLGFTHTIQIDADGQHDLEALPKLLSASETKPDNLISGQPIYDESVPKSRLYGRYATHVWVWIETLSLSIKDSMCGFRAYPVAKTVAVLNKYSIGKRMDFDIEILVRMYWEGVDIDFVPTRVIYPEGGISHFDALWDNVKISWMHTRLFFGMLPRIPSLLARKHSHTDDSNAHWSKRKEQGTILGIKTLLAVYRLFGRKAFDLILKLVMRYYHFTGKSAREASEVYLNNLQHYAAQQNIALPKQLDSYHHLLSFGRTMLDKLAAWQGDFNVANLTIHGQHHFEEMAQKKQGVLILGSHLGNIELCRALGRRHSHVKINALVFTQHAEQFNAVMKAVNPNSELNLIQVSSMGPDTAILLQQKIEQGEWVVIVGDRTSTSKENRVVWADFLGKPAPFPQGPFMLASVLKAPVYLLFGLRDDEANTPHFNVYFEHFSDQITLPRKERQQALERVVQQYAHRLEHHTLQAPLQWYNFFNFWTLSNQPHDKQQ
- a CDS encoding HAL/PAL/TAL family ammonia-lyase, with protein sequence MTNNNNHNITFGAQSLTIEDVVAIAQGAKASMNTSPEFTAKIDRGVAFLERLLKEEGVIYGVTTGYGDSCTVAIPPALVDELPLHLTRFHGCGLGQILSHEQARAVLATRLCSLSQGVSGVSHDLLTQIVTLINHDIAPRIPQEGSVGASGDLTPLSYLAATLIGEREVLYKGDVRPTQEVFAELGIEPIRLKPKEGLALMNGTSVMTALACLAYKRAEYLAQLCTKITAMVSVGMQGNDFHFDEALFAVKPHPGQQQVAAWLRDDLNAERPPRNSDRLQDRYSLRCAPHVIGMVQDSLPWLRQLIENELNSANDNPIIDGDNERVLHGGHFYGGHIAMAMDTLKVNIANLADLLDRQMAQLMDYKFNNGLPFNLTGAEGERKPINHGFKAVQIGISAWTAEALKNTMPASVFSRSTECHNQDKVSMGTIAARDCLRVLELTEQVAAASLLASVQAVEIRRRHNELDEHHMSQSLRVIRDAVLSEFEFVIEDRPLEQDLRHFIERIQQRHWPLYAEV